The DNA window GCAGTTATATCGGAGAGGATGTTAAGATAGGCAATAACTGTATTATTTACCCCAATGTAGTTATCAGGGAAAATGTGAGGGTGGGAGACAATGTAATAATCCATGCCGGTACAGTTATTGGAGCAGATGGTTTTGGTTATGTTCAGGTGGCAGAAAGACATTATAAAATTCCTCAGGTAGGCGGGGTGATTATAGAGGATGACGTGGAGATAGGCGCCAATGTTACTATAGACAGGGCAACCATTGGCTTTACTGTAATCGGCAAGGGCACAAAGATAGACAATCTTGTTCAAATAGCCCACAATGTACGGGTTGGCAAAGGCTCTCTCATAGTTGCACAGGTCGGCATTGGAGGAAGCACTGAGATGGGCAATGGGGTTGTCTTAGCGGGCCAGGTTGGCGTTAAGGACCACATCAAAATAGGCAACCGCGTTATGGTAGGCGCTCAATCGGGTATCGGGCATGACATACCGGATGGGCAGGCATTCTCCGGGACTCCTGCAATTCCTCACAAAGACT is part of the Nitrospirota bacterium genome and encodes:
- the lpxD gene encoding UDP-3-O-(3-hydroxymyristoyl)glucosamine N-acyltransferase, whose product is MTLKELAELLNGKIIGNPDIEIKNIAPISEAKNGDITFLASNRYIDALKESNASAVIAREAVAGIPRTFLLVENPYYAFARALEIFYQKPCVPIGVSEGAHIGKDVILGAAISIYPNTYIADRAHIGDNTVIYPGSYIGEDVKIGNNCIIYPNVVIRENVRVGDNVIIHAGTVIGADGFGYVQVAERHYKIPQVGGVIIEDDVEIGANVTIDRATIGFTVIGKGTKIDNLVQIAHNVRVGKGSLIVAQVGIGGSTEMGNGVVLAGQVGVKDHIKIGNRVMVGAQSGIGHDIPDGQAFSGTPAIPHKDWLKAQAIFSKLPEVIKSIRELETKVKNLEGEVKK